The following are encoded together in the Rhizobium sp. SSA_523 genome:
- a CDS encoding ABC transporter permease: protein MLRYIAKRLVFAIPTLFAVSIIAFIIIQLPPGDYLTTLMADWASQGGAVEAGTVAAMRERYGLDQPIYFQYYKWMAGILLHGDFGISFELGKPVTELIWSRLDFSLMLSLLTLCFVWAVAIPIGILSAVRQYSITDYTVTFLAFFFLAVPDFLMALSAMYVMSVYFGQSVGGLFSPQYVDAGWSFGKLLDLANHVWLPVIVIGLGSLAALVRIMRANLLDELSKPYVTTARAKGMSEFELLIRYPVRLALNPLISTLGWILPAVISGEIIVSVVMSLPTTGPLLLRALLAQDMYLAGSLILLISVLTIIGTLISDILLAMTDPRIRLT, encoded by the coding sequence ATGCTTCGCTATATCGCCAAGCGGCTGGTGTTCGCCATTCCGACACTGTTTGCCGTCTCGATCATCGCCTTCATCATCATCCAGCTGCCGCCGGGCGATTACCTGACGACGCTGATGGCGGACTGGGCGAGCCAGGGCGGAGCGGTCGAGGCCGGAACCGTCGCCGCCATGCGCGAGCGCTACGGGCTCGATCAGCCGATCTATTTCCAATATTACAAGTGGATGGCAGGCATCCTGCTGCATGGCGATTTCGGCATCTCCTTCGAACTCGGCAAGCCGGTCACCGAACTCATCTGGAGCCGGCTTGACTTCTCGCTGATGCTGTCGCTACTGACCCTCTGCTTCGTCTGGGCGGTCGCCATACCGATCGGCATCCTTTCGGCGGTGCGCCAGTACTCGATCACCGATTATACCGTCACTTTCCTCGCTTTCTTCTTCCTGGCGGTGCCGGATTTCCTGATGGCGCTGTCGGCGATGTACGTGATGTCCGTCTATTTCGGGCAGAGCGTCGGAGGGCTGTTCTCGCCGCAATATGTCGATGCCGGCTGGAGTTTCGGCAAGCTCCTCGATCTGGCGAACCACGTCTGGCTGCCGGTCATCGTCATCGGGCTCGGATCGCTTGCAGCGCTGGTCCGGATCATGCGCGCCAATCTGCTGGACGAGCTGTCCAAGCCCTATGTCACCACCGCCCGCGCCAAGGGCATGTCCGAATTCGAACTTCTTATCCGCTATCCGGTCCGCCTGGCGCTCAATCCGCTGATCTCGACGCTGGGCTGGATCCTGCCCGCGGTGATTTCCGGCGAGATCATCGTGTCGGTCGTGATGAGCCTTCCCACCACCGGGCCGCTGCTGCTGCGGGCACTCCTGGCGCAGGACATGTATCTCGCCGGCTCGCTGATCCTCCTGATTTCCGTCCTCACCATCATCGGCACGCTGATTTCCGACATCCTGCTGGCCATGACCGATCCGCGGATTAGACTGACATGA
- a CDS encoding ABC transporter substrate-binding protein: MNYQRKLRGLVLSTGLAGIIMQGLIGTAFAQTFNQSPTLQEQVTSGALPDVAARLPEKPFVETMIDGVGTYGGTLRTTILANGDQYNLTRTIANELLVRWDPKWSKVEPSLAESFTASDDATTYTFTLRKGLRWSDGQPITVDDIMFWYEDVFMNPALTPAKSPTFTVAGKPVKVRKVDEQTVEFKFDAPYGLFLQQLAYGQGHLPVIYPKHYLSQFHEKYNKDGIPALLKANPAVSDWVSLFNSKISLTFQPAYWQNLDLPTLNPWILTVPYADGERVAAKRNPFYWKVDSAGNQLPYIDNITWAKLDDPQLMALKMTSGEFDFAFRHINNSTFKSVLFDGQETGNYRFVDVKDLPANDAVILLNLNSNDPVKRKVFQNKDFRIALSKAINRQEIIDLVYVGQGAPAQVAVQPEHELFNEKEATQYTEYDPAAANAELDKLMPNKDGEGFRLDETGKRFTINFMVADVFGLSYPDVMQMVQQYARDVGIDIQIRTTDRARLNTMWSANEQDAYIWNCVGGLSEVYTDPRCYMPFQKADIFFAVRWAEWYANPATGEEPPENIKALMAAYDKVNAAVTDDDRKAKMKEFLSLSAENFLNIGISRPMPKYMMVSKDLKNVVDGIPITGNLWHPAPTLSQWYFDKAR, encoded by the coding sequence ATGAACTATCAGCGCAAGTTGCGCGGTCTCGTGCTGTCGACGGGATTGGCGGGAATCATCATGCAGGGCCTGATCGGCACCGCATTCGCACAGACATTCAACCAGTCCCCGACCCTGCAGGAGCAGGTGACGTCAGGCGCTCTTCCCGATGTCGCGGCGCGCCTTCCCGAAAAGCCCTTTGTCGAGACCATGATCGACGGCGTCGGGACCTATGGCGGGACCTTGCGAACGACGATCCTGGCGAATGGCGACCAGTACAACCTCACGCGCACCATCGCAAACGAACTTCTGGTCCGCTGGGACCCCAAATGGAGCAAGGTGGAGCCGTCGCTGGCGGAAAGCTTCACCGCCTCCGATGATGCCACCACCTATACCTTCACCCTGCGCAAGGGGCTGCGGTGGAGCGATGGCCAGCCCATTACCGTGGACGACATCATGTTCTGGTATGAGGACGTGTTCATGAACCCGGCCTTGACGCCGGCCAAGAGCCCGACCTTCACCGTCGCCGGAAAGCCCGTCAAGGTGCGCAAGGTCGACGAGCAGACGGTGGAGTTCAAGTTCGATGCGCCCTATGGCCTGTTTCTGCAACAGCTCGCTTATGGCCAGGGCCACCTGCCGGTCATCTACCCGAAGCATTATCTCAGCCAGTTCCACGAGAAGTATAACAAGGACGGCATTCCGGCGCTGCTGAAGGCCAATCCGGCCGTCAGCGACTGGGTTTCGCTGTTCAACTCGAAGATCTCGCTGACCTTCCAGCCCGCCTACTGGCAGAATCTCGACCTTCCGACCCTCAATCCCTGGATCCTCACGGTTCCCTATGCTGACGGAGAGCGGGTTGCCGCCAAGCGCAATCCCTTCTACTGGAAGGTGGATTCGGCCGGGAACCAGCTGCCCTACATCGACAACATCACCTGGGCAAAGCTCGACGACCCGCAGCTGATGGCGTTGAAAATGACGTCGGGCGAATTTGATTTCGCCTTCCGCCACATCAACAATTCGACCTTCAAATCCGTCCTGTTCGATGGTCAGGAAACCGGCAATTACCGCTTCGTCGATGTGAAGGACCTGCCGGCCAATGATGCCGTCATCCTGCTCAACCTCAACTCCAATGATCCGGTAAAGCGCAAGGTCTTCCAGAACAAGGACTTCCGCATCGCGCTCAGCAAAGCGATCAACCGGCAGGAAATCATCGATCTCGTCTATGTGGGTCAGGGTGCCCCGGCGCAGGTGGCCGTCCAGCCGGAACACGAGCTGTTCAACGAGAAGGAAGCGACGCAATATACCGAGTATGATCCGGCCGCAGCAAATGCCGAGCTCGACAAGCTGATGCCGAACAAGGACGGCGAAGGCTTCCGTCTCGACGAGACCGGCAAGCGCTTCACCATCAACTTCATGGTGGCTGATGTCTTCGGCCTGTCCTACCCGGACGTGATGCAGATGGTGCAGCAATATGCCCGGGACGTCGGCATCGACATCCAGATCCGCACCACCGATCGTGCCCGCCTGAACACCATGTGGAGCGCCAACGAACAGGATGCCTATATCTGGAATTGCGTCGGCGGTCTGTCGGAGGTTTACACGGACCCGCGCTGCTACATGCCGTTCCAGAAGGCGGATATCTTCTTTGCCGTGCGCTGGGCCGAATGGTATGCCAACCCCGCCACGGGCGAGGAGCCGCCGGAAAACATCAAGGCTCTCATGGCAGCCTATGACAAGGTGAATGCCGCGGTTACCGATGACGATCGCAAGGCGAAGATGAAGGAGTTTCTGAGCCTCTCGGCTGAGAATTTCCTCAATATCGGCATCTCGCGGCCCATGCCGAAATATATGATGGTGTCGAAGGATCTGAAGAACGTCGTCGACGGCATCCCGATCACCGGCAACCTCTGGCATCCGGCGCCCACTTTGTCGCAGTGGTACTTCGACAAAGCCCGGTAA
- a CDS encoding twin-arginine translocation pathway signal, protein MSQAGLERRRVLAAGGALTIVGLAGLSLPARAAALAATPSMRGGSNNYIPGAPVVEKIGGGGFWMSGTVRRAGDGAPLAGQRIQIWAHTTEGSERDMRSHGATLTDANGVFRLEMPQIVPALGQAHAHLAYDSGEFDTVFLRPLLPSPKATSLEAHFVLQAV, encoded by the coding sequence ATGTCACAGGCCGGGCTGGAGAGACGCAGGGTTCTTGCTGCAGGTGGTGCGCTCACAATTGTCGGCCTTGCCGGATTGTCGCTGCCTGCGCGGGCGGCTGCGCTTGCGGCGACGCCTTCAATGCGCGGCGGCTCCAATAATTACATTCCGGGAGCGCCGGTCGTTGAGAAGATAGGTGGCGGCGGCTTCTGGATGTCAGGCACAGTCCGCCGGGCCGGCGATGGGGCTCCGCTTGCCGGCCAGCGAATCCAGATCTGGGCCCATACCACCGAAGGAAGCGAACGCGACATGCGCAGTCACGGCGCCACGCTGACGGATGCCAATGGCGTGTTTCGGCTGGAAATGCCACAAATCGTGCCGGCCCTTGGTCAGGCTCATGCCCATCTTGCTTATGACAGCGGCGAGTTCGACACCGTCTTTCTCCGCCCATTGCTGCCCAGCCCGAAAGCGACAAGCCTGGAAGCCCATTTCGTCCTGCAGGCCGTGTGA
- a CDS encoding ABC transporter ATP-binding protein has protein sequence MSMINDTILKVEDLRTYFKTRTGTFKAVDGVSFELKRGKTLCVVGESGSGKSVTARSILQIVDKPGRIEGGSILLTREDGSQTDLARLDPRGEAIRSVRGREIAMIFQEPMSSLSPVHRIGEQIGEALRIHFGTPKAERRERVLELLRQVEIPRPETAIDRYTFEFSGGMRQRVMIAMALACNPQILIADEPTTALDVTTQAEVLALIKRLQESHGMAVLFITHDMGVVAEIADEVLVMYRGKVMEHGPVDDVFHAPKDDYTKRLIGSVVRLERKAEIRLKRAEVSPDAPLLLDVRNMSLTFPSGLKAVDDVSFTVKAGETLGIVGESGSGKTTMGRCLLRIYDPQMGEINYRRADGSVVDLRTADKAQLKALRREVRMIFQDPVGSLSPRKTVGQIIAEPLKLAGMRGPELDDRVAELMQQVGLEPAWRERYPHAFSGGQRQRIGIARAIALKPRLIIADEATSALDVSLRSQVLDLMMKLQDELGLSYVFISHDMSVIRYMCDRVAVMYRGRLVEAGETDQVVTRPAHDYTRALLSAIPNPDPRDRRIQNRFRYVAPTVSVNG, from the coding sequence ATGAGCATGATCAACGACACCATTCTCAAGGTCGAGGATCTGAGAACCTATTTCAAGACCCGAACCGGGACCTTCAAGGCGGTCGACGGCGTGTCCTTCGAGCTCAAGCGCGGAAAGACCCTGTGCGTGGTCGGCGAAAGCGGCTCGGGCAAATCGGTGACGGCGCGATCAATCCTCCAGATCGTCGACAAGCCGGGCAGAATCGAGGGTGGCTCCATTCTCCTCACCCGCGAGGATGGCAGCCAGACCGATCTGGCCAGGCTCGATCCGCGCGGCGAGGCGATCCGCAGCGTGCGCGGTCGCGAGATCGCGATGATCTTTCAGGAGCCGATGAGTTCGCTTTCGCCGGTCCACCGGATCGGCGAGCAGATCGGCGAAGCCTTGCGGATCCATTTCGGCACGCCGAAGGCCGAGCGCCGAGAGCGAGTGCTCGAACTGTTGCGGCAGGTCGAAATCCCGCGGCCGGAAACCGCCATTGACCGCTACACATTCGAATTTTCGGGCGGCATGCGCCAGAGGGTTATGATTGCGATGGCGCTTGCCTGCAATCCGCAGATCCTCATCGCCGACGAGCCGACAACGGCGCTGGATGTCACCACGCAGGCGGAAGTTCTTGCCCTGATCAAACGGCTTCAGGAGAGCCACGGCATGGCGGTCCTGTTCATCACCCATGATATGGGCGTGGTGGCGGAAATCGCCGATGAAGTGCTGGTGATGTATCGCGGCAAGGTGATGGAGCACGGCCCGGTGGACGACGTCTTCCATGCGCCGAAGGACGATTATACCAAGCGACTGATCGGCTCTGTCGTCAGGCTGGAGCGCAAGGCCGAAATCCGCCTGAAGCGGGCGGAAGTCTCGCCCGATGCCCCGCTTCTGCTCGACGTCCGCAACATGTCTCTGACCTTTCCTTCCGGGCTGAAGGCAGTGGATGATGTCTCCTTCACGGTGAAAGCCGGTGAGACCCTGGGCATTGTCGGCGAAAGCGGCTCCGGCAAGACGACGATGGGCCGCTGCCTGCTTCGCATCTACGATCCGCAAATGGGCGAGATCAACTACCGGCGGGCCGACGGCAGCGTGGTCGACCTGCGAACCGCCGACAAGGCGCAGCTCAAGGCGCTTCGCCGTGAAGTGCGGATGATCTTTCAAGATCCGGTCGGCTCGCTCAGCCCGCGCAAGACCGTTGGCCAGATCATCGCCGAACCCCTGAAGCTTGCCGGCATGCGGGGGCCGGAGCTCGACGACCGGGTGGCAGAACTGATGCAGCAGGTCGGTCTGGAGCCTGCCTGGCGTGAGCGCTATCCGCATGCCTTTTCGGGCGGTCAACGCCAGCGGATCGGCATTGCGCGTGCCATTGCCCTCAAGCCCCGGCTCATCATTGCCGACGAAGCGACCTCCGCGCTCGATGTGTCATTGCGCTCGCAGGTGCTGGATCTGATGATGAAGCTGCAGGACGAGCTTGGTCTCTCCTATGTGTTCATCTCTCACGATATGTCGGTCATCCGCTACATGTGCGATCGGGTCGCCGTGATGTATCGCGGCCGCCTCGTGGAGGCCGGTGAAACCGATCAGGTCGTCACCCGGCCGGCGCATGATTACACCCGCGCCCTGCTGTCGGCCATTCCAAACCCGGATCCGCGCGACCGTCGGATCCAGAACCGCTTCCGCTATGTCGCGCCAACAGTTTCAGTGAATGGATAA
- a CDS encoding GntR family transcriptional regulator, whose protein sequence is MTTAALSHQPAVPQSESASASIYERIRDDIIQGRLTANARLKVSELADRMNTSTNPVREALQQLRGEGFVVMEPNRGARVRPIDETFVRDIFEIEVLIEPALTRWFVGLATKADLEALEDVQAQIEALNFADWQKHSQLDLTFHRLMYDRHYNRHAVDLWWRHREILSAISRNFQTSLSRQSSILKEHRELIACIARQDADGAARMIAQHVEGSGRHIIEHMRLVRR, encoded by the coding sequence ATGACCACAGCAGCTCTTTCACACCAGCCCGCAGTTCCGCAAAGCGAAAGCGCCTCGGCGTCGATCTATGAACGCATTCGCGACGACATCATCCAGGGCAGGCTCACGGCCAATGCCCGGCTGAAGGTTTCCGAACTGGCCGACCGGATGAACACCTCCACGAATCCGGTGCGCGAGGCGCTGCAGCAATTGCGCGGCGAGGGCTTCGTGGTGATGGAGCCCAATCGCGGCGCCCGGGTGAGACCCATCGACGAAACTTTCGTCCGGGATATTTTCGAGATCGAAGTGCTGATCGAACCGGCGCTGACCCGGTGGTTTGTCGGCCTGGCGACGAAGGCGGATCTCGAGGCCCTGGAGGATGTGCAGGCGCAGATCGAGGCTCTGAACTTCGCCGACTGGCAGAAACATTCGCAGCTGGACCTGACATTCCACAGGCTGATGTATGACCGTCACTACAACCGTCATGCCGTCGATCTCTGGTGGCGCCACAGGGAAATCCTGTCGGCCATCAGCCGTAACTTCCAGACCTCGCTCAGCCGTCAGAGCAGCATCCTCAAGGAGCATCGAGAGCTCATTGCCTGCATCGCCCGACAGGATGCCGATGGCGCGGCTCGGATGATCGCG
- a CDS encoding ferric reductase-like transmembrane domain-containing protein → MASARAFLIWTAIGLAVVLPLILAASSEYLAWRDPIYVVAGFAGILALCITPLQPLLVRAWPPGLRLPAGRRLHRAMGTLLVAAVVVHVAGLWVTSPPDVIDALLLRSPTPFSLWGVSAMWAVFTAAILAGFRRRLSPKAWRISHMGLVAIVVVGGAVHALLIEGTMEPVSKIALCALAICMALAGFIAPWLRAGRRTTK, encoded by the coding sequence ATGGCAAGCGCCCGCGCTTTCCTGATCTGGACCGCCATCGGTCTTGCCGTCGTCCTGCCATTGATCCTGGCCGCCTCCAGTGAATATCTCGCCTGGCGCGATCCCATTTACGTCGTTGCCGGCTTTGCGGGCATTCTGGCACTTTGCATCACGCCCCTGCAGCCGCTCCTGGTGCGCGCCTGGCCGCCCGGACTGCGCTTGCCGGCCGGGCGCCGCCTTCACCGCGCCATGGGCACCTTGCTCGTTGCAGCCGTGGTCGTCCATGTGGCCGGTCTCTGGGTCACAAGCCCACCGGACGTAATCGACGCGCTTCTGTTGCGCTCACCCACCCCGTTTTCGCTTTGGGGCGTCAGTGCCATGTGGGCGGTCTTTACGGCCGCTATCCTGGCCGGCTTCCGGCGGCGCCTGTCGCCGAAGGCGTGGCGGATCAGCCATATGGGCCTGGTTGCAATCGTCGTGGTGGGAGGCGCCGTTCACGCGCTGCTGATCGAAGGGACGATGGAGCCGGTTTCCAAGATTGCCCTTTGCGCCCTCGCCATCTGCATGGCGCTGGCCGGTTTTATTGCGCCCTGGCTGCGGGCAGGACGCCGGACCACGAAATAG
- the manD gene encoding D-mannonate dehydratase ManD — MKITDVKVIVCSPGRNFVTVKIVTDEGLTGVGDATLNGRELAVVAYLQDHLAPLLIGRDPSRIEDIWQYFYRGAYWRRGPVTMAAIAGIDMALWDIKAKAANMPLYQLLGGASREKVLCYTHAQGTDIAEAVDAVGKRIDEGYKAVRVQVGIPGLPDVYGTGVKSVTNNAQDDAVPHEEVWSTSKYLRHVPKLFEAVRETHGWDVELLHDAHHRLTPIEAARLGKDLEFARLFWLEDTVAAEHQEGFRLIRKHTTTPLAVGEVFNTIWDARLLMEEQLIDYIRTTCVHAGGVTALRRIMDFASVYNVRTACHGAMDMSPICLGANLHLDLWVPNFGIQEYSGYLPQILDVFPGAWSLKDGYLHPGDAIGHGVDIDEDLAAKYPYQRAYLPVNRLEDGTLWHW, encoded by the coding sequence ATGAAAATTACCGATGTGAAAGTCATCGTCTGCTCTCCCGGACGCAACTTCGTAACCGTCAAGATCGTCACGGATGAAGGCCTGACCGGGGTGGGCGATGCGACGTTGAACGGGCGCGAGCTCGCCGTGGTCGCCTATCTGCAGGATCACCTGGCGCCGCTGTTGATCGGCCGCGATCCCAGCCGGATCGAGGATATCTGGCAGTATTTCTACAGGGGAGCCTATTGGCGTCGCGGACCGGTGACGATGGCTGCGATTGCCGGAATCGACATGGCTCTGTGGGATATCAAGGCGAAGGCCGCCAATATGCCGCTCTACCAGCTTCTCGGCGGCGCCAGCCGCGAAAAGGTGCTCTGCTACACCCATGCGCAGGGAACCGATATCGCCGAAGCAGTGGATGCCGTCGGCAAACGGATCGACGAGGGCTACAAGGCGGTGCGGGTCCAGGTGGGCATTCCCGGCCTGCCGGACGTATATGGCACGGGCGTCAAGTCCGTGACCAACAATGCCCAGGACGATGCCGTTCCGCATGAGGAAGTCTGGTCCACCTCCAAATATCTGCGTCACGTGCCGAAGCTTTTCGAGGCGGTGCGCGAAACGCATGGTTGGGATGTCGAACTGCTGCATGACGCTCACCATCGGCTGACGCCGATCGAGGCGGCCCGGCTCGGCAAGGATCTGGAATTTGCCCGCCTCTTCTGGCTGGAGGACACGGTGGCGGCAGAGCACCAGGAAGGCTTCCGGCTGATCCGCAAGCACACCACGACGCCGCTGGCCGTGGGCGAGGTGTTCAACACCATCTGGGATGCCCGGCTTTTGATGGAAGAACAGCTGATCGACTACATCCGCACGACCTGCGTGCATGCGGGCGGCGTGACCGCGCTGCGCCGGATCATGGATTTCGCTTCCGTCTACAATGTCCGCACCGCCTGCCATGGTGCCATGGACATGTCGCCGATCTGCCTCGGCGCAAACCTGCATCTGGACCTGTGGGTTCCGAATTTCGGCATCCAGGAATATTCAGGCTACCTGCCTCAGATCCTGGACGTCTTCCCAGGCGCATGGAGCCTGAAGGATGGCTATCTGCATCCGGGTGATGCCATCGGCCATGGCGTCGATATCGACGAAGACCTGGCTGCGAAATATCCATACCAGCGGGCTTACCTGCCGGTGAACCGTCTCGAAGACGGCACGCTTTGGCATTGGTAG
- a CDS encoding mandelate racemase/muconate lactonizing enzyme family protein — MKITAIRTYAVKVGIRNQLLVKVETDEGIFGWGESGLSGREKAVAGALEHYAQFLKGRDPFRIGALWQEMYRSQYFEGGRVLQAAISAIDIALHDIKGKALGVPVYELLGGKQRDRIPTFATTFAAPGPAMIEQAKMLVEHGWTAMRLSPAGHEEKEIYEPREHIATTAKWLVKAREELGDTVVLGIDYHHRLTVAEAASFCQKMPKGTLDFLEEPIRDETPGAYEALRRMTDIPFAIGEEFASKWQFQPFIERDIHQFNRVDVCNVGGLTESMKVAAWSETHYVDMMPHNPLGPVCTAATVHFCAAVPNFSWLETRSSPAETHLGFDNSDFFPVQPRLEGAFYPVSDAPGLGIEVNEELLARQEFEFWEAPHLKRRDGSITNW, encoded by the coding sequence ATGAAGATCACCGCAATCCGGACCTACGCGGTCAAGGTCGGCATTCGAAACCAGCTGCTGGTCAAGGTCGAAACAGATGAGGGCATTTTCGGCTGGGGGGAAAGCGGCCTGTCCGGTCGCGAAAAGGCGGTCGCCGGAGCCCTCGAACACTATGCGCAATTCCTGAAGGGACGGGATCCCTTTCGCATCGGTGCGCTGTGGCAGGAAATGTATCGCAGCCAGTATTTCGAGGGCGGCCGCGTGTTGCAGGCCGCGATCTCGGCAATCGACATCGCCCTCCACGATATCAAGGGGAAGGCGCTTGGTGTTCCGGTCTACGAACTGCTTGGCGGCAAGCAACGTGACCGCATACCGACCTTCGCGACCACCTTTGCAGCCCCCGGTCCGGCCATGATCGAACAGGCCAAGATGCTCGTCGAACACGGCTGGACGGCCATGCGGCTCTCGCCGGCCGGCCATGAGGAAAAGGAAATTTACGAGCCGCGGGAGCATATCGCCACCACCGCCAAATGGCTCGTCAAGGCGCGTGAGGAACTGGGCGACACCGTCGTTCTCGGCATCGACTACCACCATCGCCTGACCGTGGCGGAAGCGGCAAGCTTCTGCCAGAAGATGCCGAAGGGCACCCTGGACTTCCTGGAGGAGCCGATCCGCGACGAGACGCCGGGAGCCTATGAGGCCTTGCGGCGGATGACGGATATTCCCTTCGCAATCGGCGAGGAGTTTGCCTCCAAATGGCAGTTCCAGCCTTTCATCGAGCGTGACATCCACCAGTTCAATCGTGTGGATGTCTGCAATGTCGGCGGTCTGACGGAATCGATGAAAGTGGCGGCCTGGAGCGAGACGCATTACGTCGACATGATGCCGCACAATCCGCTCGGTCCGGTCTGTACGGCGGCGACGGTTCATTTTTGTGCCGCGGTCCCCAACTTCTCGTGGCTCGAAACCCGCAGCAGCCCGGCGGAGACCCATCTCGGTTTCGACAATTCGGACTTCTTCCCGGTTCAGCCGAGACTGGAAGGCGCCTTCTATCCTGTCTCCGATGCACCGGGCCTGGGCATAGAGGTGAACGAAGAGCTGTTGGCCCGGCAGGAATTCGAATTCTGGGAAGCGCCGCATCTCAAGCGTCGGGACGGGTCTATCACGAACTGGTAA
- a CDS encoding ABC transporter permease: protein MTDITHLPPETEAELDLRNKNIAVAGQWRLFWLKFKKHKIALASLVVIALMYLIAAFADFIAPMDPNATNARFTYAPPQGLSLIHDGSFMPHVDQLKMTLNTESMRREFEPDPAKPLAVGFLVPSAPYSMLGFIPMETKLFGLVNAKPGDSLYVMGADRLGRDIFSRVVHGARISLSIGLVGVLMSLVLGVAIGGISGFFGGWVDMVIQRIIELLRSIPTIPLWMGLAAAIPVGWPPLRTYFVITLIVSLLGWTSLAREVRGKFLSLRDEDFVTAARLDGMSEIGIIFHHLVPSFMSHIIATVTLAIPTMILAETALSFLGIGLQPPIISWGVLLQEAQNIRAVAQAPWLLFTPAAAIVIAVLSLNFLGDGLRDAADPYESV from the coding sequence ATGACCGACATCACCCATCTTCCCCCCGAGACGGAGGCCGAACTCGACCTGCGGAACAAGAACATCGCAGTGGCCGGCCAGTGGCGGCTGTTCTGGCTGAAGTTCAAGAAGCACAAGATCGCGCTGGCAAGCCTTGTCGTCATCGCGCTGATGTATCTCATCGCGGCCTTTGCCGATTTCATCGCGCCGATGGATCCGAATGCCACCAATGCCCGCTTTACCTATGCACCGCCGCAGGGGCTTTCGCTGATCCATGACGGCAGCTTCATGCCGCATGTCGATCAGTTGAAGATGACGCTCAATACGGAAAGCATGCGGCGCGAGTTCGAGCCGGATCCGGCAAAACCTCTGGCCGTCGGCTTCCTGGTTCCATCAGCACCCTACAGCATGCTGGGGTTCATTCCGATGGAGACGAAGCTATTCGGTCTCGTCAACGCGAAGCCGGGTGACAGTCTCTATGTCATGGGGGCGGACCGGCTCGGTCGCGATATCTTCTCGCGTGTCGTCCACGGCGCGCGCATCTCGCTCTCCATCGGCCTTGTCGGCGTGCTGATGAGCCTTGTTCTGGGCGTTGCCATCGGCGGCATATCGGGCTTTTTCGGCGGCTGGGTCGATATGGTGATCCAGCGTATCATCGAACTGCTGCGCTCCATCCCGACCATCCCCTTGTGGATGGGACTGGCGGCCGCCATACCGGTCGGCTGGCCGCCGCTCAGGACCTATTTCGTCATCACCCTGATCGTCTCGCTGCTCGGCTGGACCAGCCTTGCACGAGAGGTGCGCGGCAAGTTCCTGTCCCTGCGCGACGAGGATTTCGTCACCGCTGCACGGCTCGACGGCATGAGCGAAATCGGGATCATCTTCCACCATCTCGTGCCATCCTTCATGAGCCACATCATCGCCACGGTGACCCTGGCCATCCCGACCATGATCCTTGCTGAAACAGCCCTTTCCTTCCTTGGCATCGGGTTGCAGCCGCCGATCATTTCCTGGGGCGTGCTGCTGCAGGAGGCGCAGAACATCCGGGCTGTGGCCCAGGCGCCGTGGCTGCTGTTCACGCCGGCCGCCGCCATCGTCATCGCCGTTCTTTCCCTCAATTTCCTCGGCGACGGACTGCGCGACGCCGCCGATCCATACGAGTCCGTCTGA